One stretch of Brettanomyces nanus chromosome 4, complete sequence DNA includes these proteins:
- a CDS encoding uncharacterized protein (BUSCO:EOG09344I8F~EggNog:ENOG41): protein MESKADSFKETYDSGMDIDPEKTIPNPPKYERQICLDDAKSLTNFLKLSRLNVDDSIRTRINSVINHHESKDKKSILSFQRPNYATDSPCLPLIKQFIFPQWCRRVDAIKFCQSEVTEMAKEVENDPDLNMSDEERNELLRIDPYAMRDIARKKIEKSEEINALITKWANEREIEGIVRERSEEVIYDLCDITNFDVKHEFLKYCGGVSKK, encoded by the coding sequence ATGGAAAGCAAAGCTGATAGCTTCAAAGAAACCTATGATTCTGGCATGGATATTGATCCCGAAAAGACTATTCCCAATCCTCCAAAATACGAAAGACAGATCTGTCTCGATGATGCTAAATCATTAACAAACTTTCTTAAACTTTCCAGATTGAACGTTGATGATAGCATTAGAACCCGGATCAACAGTGTGATAAATCATCACGAATCGAAGGATAAGAaatcaattctttcatttCAGAGGCCTAACTATGCCACGGATTCACCGTGCTTACCGCTCATTAAACAATTCATTTTTCCACAATGGTGCAGAAGAGTTGATGCTATCAAATTTTGTCAGAGCGAAGTAACTGAAATGGCCAAGGAGGTAGAAAATGATCCAGATTTGAATATGTCAGATGAGGAGAGGAACGAACTCTTGAGGATTGATCCATATGCAATGAGGGATATtgcaagaaaaaagattgaaaaaagTGAAGAGATTAATGCTCTGATCACTAAATGGGCCAACGAGAGGGAAATTGAGGGTATCgttagagaaagaagcgaAGAAGTAATTTACGATCTATGCGATATTACCAACTTTGATGTGAAACACGAGTTCTTGAAGTACTGTGGTGGTGTGAGCAAGAAATAG